The following proteins come from a genomic window of Geomonas sp. RF6:
- a CDS encoding YkgJ family cysteine cluster protein, with amino-acid sequence MSGLENYRVLVARVDEMCATTATKFAAHLACRPGCDACCRHLTIFAVEAAALRRALEELPPSQQEQIRELAKVSTAHGRCPLLHDGLCLLYEARPIICRTHGLPLLVKRGDDSEIDFCPENFAGVESIPGSAVIDLERLNALLAAINALYLKGCPGPERITMAQALSE; translated from the coding sequence ATGTCAGGACTCGAAAACTACCGCGTGCTCGTCGCACGCGTCGACGAAATGTGCGCGACCACCGCAACGAAATTTGCCGCGCACCTCGCCTGCCGTCCCGGGTGCGACGCCTGCTGCAGGCACCTCACCATATTCGCAGTGGAGGCAGCCGCACTGCGACGCGCCCTGGAGGAACTCCCTCCGTCCCAACAGGAGCAAATCCGCGAACTGGCAAAGGTCAGCACAGCGCACGGGCGCTGCCCGCTCCTGCACGACGGCCTTTGCCTCCTCTACGAAGCCCGCCCCATTATTTGCCGCACCCACGGACTCCCGCTGCTGGTAAAACGAGGGGACGACAGCGAGATCGACTTCTGCCCCGAGAACTTCGCGGGGGTCGAGTCGATCCCGGGAAGCGCGGTCATTGACCTGGAGCGCCTCAACGCTCTTCTCGCCGCCATAAACGCGCTCTATCTCAAGGGATGCCCGGGACCGGAACGTATCACCATGGCTCAGGCTCTCAGCGAGTAG
- the dusB gene encoding tRNA dihydrouridine synthase DusB — MHKTVTIGSLTLRNRLLLAPMAGITNLAMRLMAREQGVALTFTEMVSVNGLTREGQKSFDLLRSTPEDRPLGLQLFGDDPQTLADAAKLVEGYGELIDINMGCPVRKVVGTGAGSALLKDPQRVAAIVRSVRRATPLPLTVKIRTGWTCGDDVFLEIGRIAQEEGCDAVTLHPRSRAQMFDGKADWSKIGELKAALTIPVIGSGDLFSAADVVAMMAQSGCDAVMVARGAMGNPWIFREALALLEGGEPHPPTRVERLAAARRHLDLFCELEGDRTALMEMRKHLSWYSKGLPGAAQFRAAVNRIEQAAHLTEVMESFFNA, encoded by the coding sequence ATGCACAAAACGGTGACCATCGGGTCGCTGACATTGAGAAACAGGCTCCTCCTGGCGCCGATGGCGGGGATCACCAACCTGGCGATGCGACTGATGGCGCGCGAGCAGGGAGTGGCGCTTACCTTTACGGAGATGGTAAGTGTCAACGGACTGACCAGGGAAGGGCAAAAGAGCTTCGACCTGCTGCGCAGCACGCCGGAGGACCGGCCCCTCGGCCTGCAGCTTTTCGGGGACGATCCTCAGACGCTGGCGGACGCCGCAAAGCTCGTTGAGGGGTACGGGGAGCTCATCGATATCAACATGGGGTGCCCGGTGCGCAAGGTCGTCGGTACCGGCGCCGGCTCCGCCCTTTTGAAGGATCCGCAGAGAGTCGCCGCGATCGTGCGCAGCGTGCGGCGGGCGACGCCCCTCCCGCTGACGGTGAAGATCCGCACCGGATGGACCTGCGGTGACGACGTCTTCCTGGAGATCGGGCGCATAGCGCAGGAGGAGGGGTGCGACGCGGTGACGCTCCATCCGCGCAGCCGGGCGCAGATGTTCGACGGGAAGGCCGACTGGAGCAAGATCGGTGAACTGAAAGCCGCCCTCACCATCCCGGTCATCGGCAGCGGAGACCTCTTCAGCGCGGCGGACGTGGTGGCGATGATGGCGCAGAGCGGCTGCGACGCCGTCATGGTCGCCCGCGGCGCCATGGGGAACCCGTGGATTTTCAGGGAGGCGCTCGCGCTTCTCGAGGGGGGGGAGCCGCACCCTCCGACGAGGGTGGAACGGCTGGCGGCGGCCAGGAGGCACCTCGATCTCTTCTGCGAGCTGGAGGGGGACCGCACCGCCCTCATGGAGATGCGAAAGCACCTCTCCTGGTATTCCAAAGGACTGCCGGGTGCGGCGCAGTTTCGCGCGGCGGTGAACAGGATAGAGCAGGCAGCGCACCTTACCGAGGTCATGGAGAGCTTTTTCAATGCATGA
- a CDS encoding two-component system sensor histidine kinase NtrB, translated as MHDVMEGYYENVIDSVGDGVIVLDNSGAVTFVNPAAEEICGVSRRQAKGKRFSSIFSGSDLLLEMVEKTMATGMSVSDHENVVMRRGGRVVPVSASTSPLQMSDGERGGTIVVLRDLTKVRELEAAVRHADRLSSLGTLAAGLAHEIKNPLGGIKGAAQLLEMELPESHEMREYTRVVLKEVQRVNSIVEQLLALASPGKLKLDKVNLHQVLGDIILLQKHDTDCRGITVHQFFDPSIPPIVADESLITQLFLNLIRNAIEAIGEGGTLKVTSRIVYDYSMSQRGEGRARLLAVDVADNGPGIAEENLEQLFMPFFTTKPTGTGLGLAICQKIVSEHRGMINVDSHAGRGTVFTVSLPLLQ; from the coding sequence ATGCATGATGTCATGGAGGGGTACTACGAGAACGTCATCGACAGCGTCGGCGACGGCGTCATCGTTCTCGACAACAGCGGCGCCGTCACCTTTGTAAACCCGGCGGCGGAAGAGATTTGCGGCGTCTCCAGGCGCCAGGCGAAGGGGAAGCGCTTTAGCAGCATCTTCAGCGGCTCCGATCTGCTGCTGGAGATGGTGGAAAAGACGATGGCGACGGGGATGTCGGTCTCCGATCACGAAAACGTGGTCATGAGGCGCGGCGGCCGCGTCGTCCCCGTCAGCGCCAGTACCTCTCCGCTTCAGATGTCCGACGGGGAGCGCGGCGGAACGATCGTCGTCCTGAGGGATCTCACAAAGGTGCGCGAACTGGAGGCCGCCGTTCGCCACGCCGATCGCCTCTCCTCCCTCGGAACGCTCGCTGCCGGCCTCGCCCACGAGATCAAGAACCCTCTCGGCGGCATCAAGGGGGCGGCGCAACTTCTCGAGATGGAGCTTCCCGAGAGTCACGAGATGCGGGAATACACCCGTGTGGTGCTGAAGGAGGTGCAGCGGGTGAACTCCATCGTGGAGCAGCTCCTGGCCCTTGCCTCCCCGGGAAAGCTGAAGCTCGACAAGGTGAACCTGCACCAGGTGCTCGGCGACATCATTCTCCTGCAAAAGCACGACACTGACTGCCGCGGCATCACGGTGCACCAGTTTTTCGATCCGAGCATCCCGCCGATCGTGGCGGACGAATCGCTCATAACCCAGCTTTTCCTCAACCTCATCAGAAACGCCATCGAAGCGATCGGCGAGGGAGGAACGCTGAAGGTCACCAGCCGCATCGTCTACGATTACAGCATGAGCCAGAGAGGGGAGGGGCGGGCGCGTCTCCTTGCGGTGGATGTCGCCGACAACGGTCCGGGGATAGCGGAAGAGAACCTGGAGCAGCTCTTTATGCCCTTTTTTACCACGAAGCCGACCGGTACCGGCCTCGGGCTCGCGATCTGCCAGAAGATCGTCTCCGAGCACCGCGGCATGATAAACGTCGACTCGCACGCGGGAAGGGGCACCGTCTTCACGGTGAGCCTCCCGCTGCTGCAGTAG
- a CDS encoding sigma-54-dependent transcriptional regulator, whose translation MPMNRILVADDEESMRWVLSKALRKKGFAVDLARDGEEALRQIRENAYDLAILDIKMPGISGLDLLDRVKEECADLFVVVMTAEASMKNAVEAMKRGAYDYLTKPFDLSVMDAVVEKVSRAREMSGQVNLLKEELKDRYQLEKTIIGNSPAMREVYKTIGKVAPSDVTVLVQGESGTGKELIARAIHYNSRRLGKPFIALNCAAIPKELLESELFGFEKGAFTGATERKLGKFEQANGGTIFLDEIGDMPIDLQAKILRVLQEREITRTGGNQSIQVDVRVVAATNQDLEESVRKKQFREDLYYRLNVIPIQLVPLRERSEDVPLLVEYFLGKICAELEHPPKRCSADAMRLLSNYSWPGNIRELENTIKRAVILSPDPLLISADFPGLRTRQGEGGGEELSLEGIVDLKLRGSFSNMERMESGDVYAMVLEQVERPLIRFVLEKTRGNQVRAADILGINRNTLRKKITELGIEVVKPG comes from the coding sequence ATGCCGATGAACAGGATATTGGTTGCCGACGATGAAGAAAGCATGCGCTGGGTCCTCTCCAAGGCCCTGAGGAAGAAGGGGTTCGCGGTGGACCTCGCCAGGGACGGGGAGGAGGCGCTGCGCCAGATCAGGGAGAACGCGTACGACCTCGCCATCCTCGACATCAAGATGCCGGGGATCTCCGGACTTGACCTCCTGGACCGGGTAAAGGAGGAGTGCGCCGATCTGTTCGTCGTGGTCATGACCGCCGAGGCGAGCATGAAAAACGCCGTGGAGGCGATGAAGCGCGGCGCCTACGACTACCTCACCAAGCCGTTCGATCTCAGCGTCATGGACGCGGTCGTGGAAAAGGTGAGTCGCGCGCGGGAGATGAGCGGGCAGGTGAACCTCCTGAAGGAGGAGCTGAAGGATCGCTACCAGCTGGAGAAGACAATCATCGGCAACTCCCCGGCGATGCGCGAGGTGTACAAGACGATAGGGAAGGTGGCGCCGAGCGACGTCACGGTCCTCGTGCAAGGTGAATCGGGAACGGGAAAGGAGCTCATCGCGCGGGCGATCCACTACAACTCCCGCCGCCTCGGGAAACCGTTCATTGCGCTCAACTGTGCGGCGATCCCGAAGGAGCTTCTGGAGAGCGAGCTCTTCGGCTTTGAGAAGGGGGCCTTCACCGGAGCGACGGAGCGCAAGCTCGGGAAGTTCGAGCAGGCGAACGGCGGCACGATCTTTCTCGACGAGATCGGGGACATGCCGATCGACCTGCAGGCGAAGATCCTCAGGGTCCTGCAGGAGCGGGAGATCACCAGGACCGGCGGCAACCAGAGCATCCAGGTCGACGTGCGGGTCGTCGCTGCGACGAACCAGGACCTGGAAGAGAGCGTGCGCAAGAAGCAGTTCCGCGAGGACCTCTACTACCGCCTCAACGTGATACCGATCCAGCTCGTGCCGCTGCGCGAGAGGAGCGAGGACGTGCCGCTTCTGGTAGAGTACTTCCTCGGCAAGATCTGCGCGGAGCTCGAGCACCCCCCGAAGCGCTGCTCCGCCGACGCCATGCGGCTATTGAGCAACTATTCCTGGCCCGGCAACATCCGCGAGCTGGAGAACACCATCAAGAGGGCGGTGATTCTCTCTCCCGACCCGCTTCTCATCTCCGCCGATTTTCCGGGGCTGCGCACCCGGCAGGGGGAGGGGGGGGGCGAGGAGCTGTCACTGGAGGGGATCGTCGATCTGAAGCTCAGGGGGAGTTTCAGCAACATGGAGCGGATGGAGAGCGGCGACGTGTACGCCATGGTGCTGGAACAGGTGGAGCGCCCGCTGATCCGTTTCGTGCTGGAGAAGACGCGCGGGAACCAGGTCCGCGCGGCAGACATCCTGGGGATCAACCGCAACACGCTGAGGAAGAAGATCACGGAGCTGGGGATCGAGGTGGTGAAGCCGGGGTGA
- a CDS encoding enoyl-ACP reductase FabI: MGLLEGKKALIFGVANDKSIAWAVAEAFRREGAEVALAYANEAVAKRVMPLAESIGVTLTLPCDVRSDDDLKATFAEIQKAWGGLDILVHSVAFANKEELKGSILNTTREGFNLALEISAYSLIAMAKEAAPLMQGRDGSIISMTYYGSTKVFPNYNVMGVAKAALEASVRYLAEGMGPDGVRVNAISAGPLRTLASAGVGGFTQIAGIVAGKAPLRRNISQEEVAGSAVYLASDLSRAVTGEVHFVDSGYNIIGL, translated from the coding sequence ATGGGTTTATTGGAAGGGAAAAAGGCACTCATTTTCGGGGTTGCCAATGACAAGAGCATAGCCTGGGCCGTGGCGGAAGCGTTCCGTCGTGAAGGGGCCGAGGTCGCTCTCGCCTACGCCAACGAGGCCGTGGCCAAGCGGGTCATGCCGTTGGCGGAGAGCATTGGGGTGACCCTCACCCTCCCGTGTGATGTAAGAAGCGACGACGACCTCAAAGCCACCTTCGCCGAGATCCAGAAGGCGTGGGGCGGACTCGATATCCTGGTGCATTCGGTGGCTTTCGCCAACAAGGAAGAGCTGAAGGGCTCGATCCTGAACACCACCCGCGAAGGGTTCAACCTCGCGCTGGAGATCAGCGCCTACTCCCTCATCGCGATGGCAAAGGAAGCAGCGCCCCTCATGCAGGGGAGAGACGGCAGCATCATCTCCATGACCTATTACGGCTCCACGAAGGTGTTCCCCAACTACAATGTCATGGGGGTCGCCAAGGCAGCTCTGGAAGCAAGCGTGCGCTACCTCGCCGAGGGGATGGGTCCCGACGGCGTGAGGGTGAACGCCATCTCCGCAGGGCCGCTGAGGACGCTCGCATCCGCCGGCGTGGGTGGCTTTACCCAGATCGCCGGGATCGTGGCGGGGAAAGCTCCGCTGCGCCGCAACATCAGCCAGGAAGAAGTGGCAGGTTCAGCTGTCTACCTTGCCAGCGACCTTTCCCGGGCCGTAACCGGAGAGGTTCATTTCGTGGACAGCGGCTATAATATTATTGGACTGTAG
- the ybaK gene encoding Cys-tRNA(Pro) deacylase — protein sequence MAKQKLPVTAAVRALREAKVDYTPHLYDYEERGGTAHSASELGVDEHSVVKTLIMEDETKAPLIVLMHGDLQVSTKELARAIGVKSVAPCTPETANRHSGYLVGGTSPFGTRKAMPVYMEETIAALPVIYINGGSRGFLVALQPSELIRVLKPTLVGVGIK from the coding sequence ATGGCAAAGCAGAAGCTGCCGGTGACGGCGGCCGTCCGCGCACTGCGGGAGGCAAAAGTTGACTATACGCCGCACCTTTACGACTACGAGGAGCGGGGCGGCACCGCGCACTCGGCAAGCGAGCTCGGGGTCGACGAGCACAGCGTGGTAAAGACCCTCATCATGGAAGACGAGACGAAGGCGCCGCTGATCGTCCTTATGCACGGAGACCTGCAGGTGAGCACGAAGGAACTCGCCCGCGCCATCGGGGTGAAGAGCGTGGCCCCCTGCACTCCGGAGACTGCGAACCGGCACTCGGGGTACCTCGTCGGCGGCACCTCCCCCTTTGGCACCAGGAAGGCGATGCCTGTGTACATGGAAGAGACGATAGCTGCGCTGCCGGTCATCTACATAAACGGCGGCAGCCGCGGCTTTCTCGTGGCGCTGCAACCGTCGGAGCTGATCCGCGTGCTGAAGCCGACCCTGGTGGGAGTGGGGATCAAGTAG
- a CDS encoding TIGR03905 family TSCPD domain-containing protein: MQVIHHTSGSCATRIIIEIEDGIILGAEFENGCRGNTQAVAALVRGMAVEEAVRRLKGIPCQGNTSCPDQLAQALEKAAL, encoded by the coding sequence ATGCAGGTAATCCACCACACCTCGGGGAGCTGCGCGACCCGTATCATCATCGAGATCGAAGATGGCATCATCCTCGGCGCGGAGTTCGAAAACGGCTGCCGCGGCAACACGCAGGCGGTAGCGGCTCTGGTGCGCGGCATGGCGGTTGAGGAAGCGGTAAGGAGGCTGAAGGGGATCCCGTGCCAGGGGAACACCTCCTGCCCCGACCAGCTGGCGCAGGCTCTGGAGAAGGCGGCTCTCTGA
- a CDS encoding amidohydrolase family protein: MAKNRRDGEHDEFPLPTKILSNGEFTPPPQSENQKKVERRINELTDTFAGKLGMDRRAFLKTSCGMAVAFMAMNEIYGYFFDVSPCEAAEPNAPRFRQLGSQFIFDVQTHFVRDRYTWKGTLPLREEAKKKGWNPELKGEKTDLDKVKFQNYLREIFVESDTSIALLTSAPFDQTEKWFLFNDEMAKARAQVNKMAGSKRLYCHALFTPGRPGWLKEMDLAIPLKPDSWKGYTVGAPFENSKYHWRLDDEKLVYPAYEKMVKAGIKNVCIHKGILPPGYNLKMMRNWQASKVDDVGKAAKDWPQLNFIIYHSALKMGVEPPEEELSRFEKDGRIEWVSDLAEVPAKYGVKNVYGELGASFAASCVSHPRFCAGMLGQLVKGLGADHVLWGTDSVWYGSPQWQIEAFRRIEIPPDMQQKYSFAALGPVDGEVKNMIFGENAARLYGIDVNDYKRKAATSPDNFAILKDSWVEGEEAHVSSIIGG; encoded by the coding sequence ATGGCGAAGAACCGGAGAGATGGTGAGCACGACGAGTTTCCCCTCCCCACGAAGATCCTTTCCAACGGTGAATTCACTCCCCCTCCGCAGTCCGAGAACCAGAAGAAGGTAGAGCGCCGCATAAACGAGCTCACGGACACCTTCGCCGGGAAGCTCGGCATGGACAGGCGCGCCTTCCTGAAAACCTCCTGCGGGATGGCGGTGGCCTTCATGGCGATGAACGAGATCTACGGATACTTCTTCGACGTGAGCCCCTGCGAAGCAGCCGAGCCCAACGCGCCGCGCTTCCGTCAGCTCGGGAGCCAGTTCATCTTCGACGTGCAGACCCACTTCGTGCGCGACCGCTACACCTGGAAGGGGACGCTACCTTTGCGCGAGGAGGCAAAGAAGAAGGGGTGGAACCCGGAGCTGAAGGGGGAAAAGACCGATCTCGACAAGGTGAAGTTCCAGAACTACCTGCGCGAGATCTTCGTGGAGAGCGACACCTCCATTGCCCTCCTTACCAGCGCCCCCTTCGACCAGACCGAGAAGTGGTTTCTCTTCAACGACGAGATGGCGAAGGCTCGCGCCCAGGTGAACAAGATGGCGGGGTCAAAGCGGCTCTATTGCCACGCGCTCTTCACCCCCGGCCGACCCGGCTGGCTGAAGGAGATGGATCTCGCCATACCGCTGAAGCCCGACAGCTGGAAGGGGTACACGGTGGGGGCGCCCTTCGAGAATTCGAAGTACCACTGGAGGCTGGACGACGAGAAGCTGGTGTATCCGGCATACGAGAAGATGGTGAAGGCGGGGATCAAGAACGTCTGCATCCACAAGGGGATACTTCCACCGGGATACAACCTGAAGATGATGCGCAACTGGCAAGCGTCCAAGGTAGACGACGTCGGCAAGGCCGCGAAGGACTGGCCGCAGCTCAATTTCATCATCTACCACTCCGCGCTGAAGATGGGAGTCGAGCCGCCGGAGGAGGAGCTCAGCCGCTTCGAGAAGGACGGTCGCATCGAATGGGTGTCCGACCTCGCCGAGGTGCCGGCGAAGTATGGTGTCAAGAACGTGTATGGCGAGCTCGGCGCCTCCTTTGCGGCCTCCTGCGTCTCCCATCCCCGGTTCTGTGCCGGGATGCTCGGACAGCTCGTAAAGGGGCTCGGCGCGGACCACGTCCTGTGGGGGACCGATTCGGTGTGGTACGGGTCGCCGCAGTGGCAGATCGAGGCGTTCCGGCGCATCGAGATCCCGCCGGACATGCAGCAAAAGTACAGTTTCGCAGCACTTGGCCCGGTAGACGGCGAAGTGAAGAACATGATCTTCGGGGAGAACGCCGCTCGCCTGTACGGGATCGATGTGAATGACTATAAGCGAAAGGCGGCCACCTCACCCGACAACTTCGCCATCCTCAAGGACTCCTGGGTTGAGGGCGAGGAGGCCCACGTTTCTTCCATCATCGGAGGCTGA
- a CDS encoding response regulator, which translates to MGSSQPEAKTILVMDDDEMVRFVAGETLKRYGFAVEFATDGSEAVELYAERFRDGKTFAAVILDLNIPGGMGGQEAMEKLLEIDPAAKGYVSSGRPDDPVMVNFMEFGFTGTIEKPYFYLNKELMQQFSTDLQGA; encoded by the coding sequence ATGGGTAGCAGCCAGCCTGAAGCAAAGACGATCCTTGTGATGGATGACGACGAGATGGTTCGGTTCGTTGCGGGCGAGACATTGAAAAGGTACGGCTTTGCAGTCGAGTTCGCCACGGACGGCTCCGAGGCGGTGGAGCTTTATGCGGAGCGTTTCCGCGACGGCAAAACCTTCGCAGCGGTGATTCTCGACCTCAACATCCCGGGGGGGATGGGGGGGCAGGAGGCGATGGAAAAGCTCCTGGAGATCGACCCGGCCGCGAAAGGGTATGTCTCCAGCGGCCGCCCCGATGATCCGGTCATGGTGAACTTCATGGAGTTCGGCTTCACCGGCACCATCGAGAAGCCGTACTTCTACCTCAACAAGGAACTGATGCAGCAGTTCAGCACCGACCTGCAGGGAGCCTGA